The following are encoded in a window of Candidatus Fluviicola riflensis genomic DNA:
- the pseI gene encoding pseudaminic acid synthase: MRNNYMSLNQQQVFIIAEISANHQQNLEVAIETIRAAKRTGADAVKLQTYTPDTMTLNSDKNDFLIQQGTIWDGQKLYDLYQEAYTPWEWHAQLFAVAKEEGLICFSSPFDKTAVDLLESLDCPIYKIASFEITDIPLIEYTASKGKPMIISTGIAEREDIERALKACRKVGNNDITLLKCTSSYPAPIVEANMQLMQQFAADFDVKIGLSDHTLGITLPIVSVALGATVIEKHFIIDRAMGGPDATFSLDVAEFTAMVSAVRDAEKSLGTATYELTEKQQSGKAFSRSLYVAEDIQEGEVFTEKNVRSVRPGFGMHPRFYNEILGKKAAQNLEKGSRFTHDAIQNTE; this comes from the coding sequence ATGCGAAATAATTATATGTCATTGAATCAACAACAGGTGTTTATAATCGCCGAAATTTCAGCCAATCACCAGCAAAATCTGGAGGTTGCCATAGAAACGATTCGAGCCGCCAAACGAACGGGAGCTGATGCTGTAAAACTGCAAACCTATACACCCGATACAATGACCTTGAATTCCGATAAAAACGACTTCCTCATTCAACAAGGTACCATCTGGGACGGTCAAAAATTATATGACCTTTACCAGGAAGCATATACGCCTTGGGAATGGCACGCTCAGTTATTTGCCGTTGCAAAAGAAGAAGGATTAATTTGCTTTTCTTCCCCCTTCGACAAAACAGCAGTAGATCTATTGGAATCACTTGATTGCCCGATTTACAAAATCGCTTCATTTGAAATTACCGATATTCCATTGATCGAATACACAGCCAGCAAAGGAAAACCCATGATCATTTCTACCGGAATTGCCGAGCGCGAAGATATAGAGCGCGCGCTGAAAGCTTGTCGAAAGGTTGGTAACAACGACATTACTTTACTCAAATGCACCTCATCGTATCCCGCTCCGATAGTAGAAGCCAATATGCAGTTAATGCAACAATTTGCTGCTGATTTCGATGTGAAAATCGGATTATCGGATCATACGTTGGGTATAACATTGCCAATCGTTTCGGTTGCATTAGGGGCAACGGTTATCGAAAAGCATTTCATAATTGATCGCGCAATGGGCGGGCCTGATGCTACTTTTTCACTTGATGTAGCCGAATTCACCGCTATGGTAAGTGCAGTAAGAGATGCCGAGAAATCGCTTGGAACTGCGACGTATGAACTCACTGAAAAACAACAATCCGGTAAAGCATTTTCGCGGTCGTTATATGTGGCCGAAGATATTCAGGAAGGTGAAGTCTTCACCGAAAAGAATGTTCGATCCGTGCGCCCCGGATTTGGAATGCATCCCCGGTTTTACAACGAGATATTAGGCAAAAAAGCCGCTCAAAACCTTGAAAAAGGAAGTCGTTTCACACACGACGCAATACAAAACACCGAATGA
- a CDS encoding DegT/DnrJ/EryC1/StrS aminotransferase has protein sequence MAKLAINGGTPIRTTLFPAYNTIGEEEKRAVAKVLDSGNLSQYLGAWTDDFFGGPTVRAFENAWKEQLGCKHAVSVNSNTSGLFAAMGAIGIQPGDEVIVSPYSMSASAIAPLVYGGIPIFADIDPVTFCMDPASIEAKITPRTKAILIVHIMGHPADMTRIMQLAKQHNLRVIEDCAQAPMGKYKNQYVGTFGDIGIFSLNYHKHIHTGEGGVMVTNDYALAFRCQMIRNHAENIVGPTETVDLTNMIGYNYRMTEVEAAIGIEQLKKLPSLLKQRLENVTFFDEQLAQFPALKLQPKQPEGNVHCYYTYPIIFDKTIAGIERNAFVAALNAELPSAVLRETAPLIGCGYVKPLYLAPIYQQKAAWAFKPELYPHEISYAKGLCPVAESMHFEQLFSHEYMRPGMTKADMQDVIDAIAKIFENKDELR, from the coding sequence ATGGCGAAACTTGCAATCAACGGTGGAACACCGATACGAACAACTTTATTTCCGGCATACAATACGATTGGTGAAGAAGAAAAACGTGCTGTAGCCAAGGTACTCGACAGCGGAAATCTTTCGCAATATTTAGGCGCATGGACAGACGATTTTTTTGGCGGACCAACCGTTCGTGCGTTTGAAAATGCCTGGAAAGAACAATTGGGTTGCAAGCACGCTGTTTCTGTCAACTCCAATACTTCCGGTCTTTTTGCAGCTATGGGAGCTATCGGAATCCAACCCGGAGACGAAGTGATTGTTTCTCCTTACTCCATGAGTGCCAGTGCGATTGCCCCGTTGGTTTACGGAGGCATTCCCATTTTTGCCGATATCGATCCGGTGACGTTTTGTATGGATCCGGCGAGCATAGAAGCTAAAATAACACCGCGTACCAAAGCCATTCTGATCGTTCACATCATGGGGCACCCAGCCGATATGACACGTATCATGCAATTGGCAAAACAGCACAACCTGCGAGTGATCGAAGATTGTGCACAAGCACCGATGGGTAAATACAAAAACCAATATGTAGGTACATTTGGCGATATCGGGATTTTTAGTCTGAATTACCACAAACACATTCATACGGGAGAAGGCGGCGTGATGGTGACCAATGATTATGCGTTGGCATTTCGTTGTCAGATGATTCGCAACCACGCCGAAAACATTGTTGGCCCTACCGAAACAGTCGATTTAACAAACATGATCGGTTACAATTACCGCATGACGGAAGTAGAAGCCGCTATTGGGATCGAACAACTCAAAAAATTACCTTCGTTACTGAAACAGCGGTTGGAAAACGTCACTTTTTTTGATGAACAACTGGCTCAATTTCCGGCACTAAAACTTCAACCCAAACAACCGGAAGGAAATGTGCATTGCTACTATACCTACCCCATTATTTTTGATAAAACGATTGCCGGAATAGAACGAAATGCCTTTGTAGCAGCGTTGAATGCTGAACTTCCATCGGCTGTTTTACGCGAAACGGCTCCATTGATCGGTTGCGGTTACGTAAAACCATTATATCTAGCACCGATCTATCAGCAAAAGGCTGCCTGGGCGTTTAAACCCGAATTATATCCGCATGAGATCAGTTACGCAAAAGGATTGTGTCCTGTTGCCGAATCGATGCATTTTGAGCAATTGTTTTCGCACGAGTATATGCGTCCCGGAATGACAAAAGCCGACATGCAGGATGTGATCGATGCTATTGCCAAAATCTTTGAAAACAAGGATGAATTGCGTTGA
- a CDS encoding methionyl-tRNA formyltransferase: MSHYLIVSEKQWHLELLEQLQQKFPDDQWTLIQSAEHFSVERLESLNPAKIFIPHWSRLIPADVYERYECVVFHMTDLPYGRGGSPLQNLIVRGHTTTKICALQVVEKIDAGPVYLKHELDLSGTAREIFDRASKTIGSMIEEIVINQPIATPQEGEPTFFSRRKPEESNLQNVKTIQQIYDYIRMLDCEGYPAAFLETKEARYEFYEARFDQITNSIEAHVRITKK, from the coding sequence ATGAGTCATTATTTAATTGTTTCGGAAAAACAGTGGCATTTAGAGCTACTAGAGCAACTTCAGCAGAAGTTTCCGGATGATCAATGGACACTCATTCAATCGGCTGAACATTTTTCCGTTGAACGATTAGAAAGTTTAAATCCGGCAAAAATATTCATTCCGCATTGGTCACGCCTTATCCCGGCTGATGTTTACGAACGGTATGAATGCGTTGTTTTTCACATGACCGACTTGCCTTATGGAAGAGGCGGAAGTCCTTTGCAGAACTTAATTGTACGTGGACATACCACAACAAAAATATGTGCTTTACAGGTGGTTGAAAAAATTGATGCCGGCCCTGTTTATTTAAAACACGAATTAGATTTAAGTGGTACGGCACGTGAGATTTTTGATCGTGCAAGTAAGACAATCGGCAGCATGATTGAGGAAATTGTTATTAACCAGCCGATTGCTACTCCGCAGGAAGGTGAACCGACTTTCTTCTCCAGAAGAAAACCGGAGGAAAGTAACCTCCAGAATGTAAAAACAATTCAACAGATCTACGATTACATCCGAATGCTCGACTGTGAGGGTTACCCGGCAGCATTTCTCGAAACAAAAGAAGCCCGTTATGAATTTTACGAAGCACGTTTCGACCAGATAACTAATTCCATTGAAGCTCATGTTAGAATTACTAAAAAATAA
- a CDS encoding GNAT family N-acetyltransferase gives MNNGRLFLETTNYYLRTLSVEDVDGNYQRWLNDQEVVEHNSHGRFPQTPETLRSYVTSSSLTTNQLILAVIAKENGLHIGNISLQQINWVDRNAEIAFLLGEKEFWGKGVMFEAGQKLISHAFQTLNLHRIHCGTSFENKGMQQLAIKLGMTQEGVRKEAIFNNGKYIDILEFGLLNKN, from the coding sequence ATGAACAACGGGAGACTTTTTCTGGAGACAACAAATTATTACCTGCGTACACTTTCGGTAGAAGATGTAGACGGCAATTACCAGCGTTGGCTGAATGATCAGGAGGTGGTGGAACATAATTCACATGGTCGTTTCCCGCAAACTCCCGAAACACTGCGCAGTTACGTTACCAGCAGTTCACTCACTACAAATCAGCTCATTCTTGCTGTAATTGCTAAAGAAAACGGTTTACACATCGGCAATATCAGCTTACAGCAAATCAATTGGGTTGACCGTAATGCCGAAATCGCCTTTCTTCTGGGGGAAAAAGAATTTTGGGGTAAAGGCGTGATGTTTGAAGCCGGACAGAAACTGATCTCACATGCGTTCCAAACACTCAACCTGCACCGCATTCATTGTGGAACATCGTTTGAAAACAAGGGAATGCAGCAATTGGCAATAAAGTTAGGAATGACACAAGAAGGTGTGCGAAAAGAAGCTATTTTTAACAACGGAAAATACATCGATATCCTCGAGTTTGGATTATTAAATAAGAACTAA
- a CDS encoding PIG-L family deacetylase — translation MLELLKNKCIMIVVAHPDDELLGLGATMNMLIRLHNVTTHVVILGEGITSRSDQRDPENWKKELAVHQENIRLAQKAIGYHSVSMYDFPDNRFDTVALLDIIKVIEKEKRDFQPTVIFTHHGGDVNIDHQRTFEAVLTACRPLKEEGVKHIFTFETPSGTEWRASSDPKHFIPNLFIEVTKENLGAKIQGMEHYEFERRVFPHPRSPEALTIQAQRWGISVGANYAEAFQLIRSIS, via the coding sequence ATGTTAGAATTACTAAAAAATAAGTGTATAATGATTGTAGTAGCTCATCCTGACGACGAATTGCTGGGATTAGGAGCAACAATGAACATGCTTATCCGGTTACATAATGTAACAACTCATGTGGTAATTCTTGGGGAAGGAATTACCTCAAGATCGGATCAGCGTGATCCTGAAAACTGGAAAAAAGAACTAGCTGTTCATCAGGAAAACATTCGACTGGCACAGAAAGCGATCGGTTATCACTCGGTCAGCATGTACGATTTTCCGGACAACCGTTTCGATACTGTTGCCTTGTTAGATATTATCAAGGTCATTGAGAAAGAAAAAAGGGATTTTCAACCCACTGTTATTTTCACCCACCATGGCGGCGATGTGAACATTGATCATCAGCGAACATTTGAAGCTGTACTTACTGCCTGCCGTCCGCTGAAGGAAGAAGGCGTTAAGCATATTTTTACGTTTGAAACACCTTCAGGAACCGAGTGGCGTGCTTCTTCAGACCCAAAACATTTCATCCCGAACCTGTTCATTGAAGTCACAAAAGAAAACCTTGGTGCCAAGATTCAGGGAATGGAACATTACGAATTTGAACGCCGCGTTTTTCCTCATCCCCGATCTCCTGAGGCATTAACAATTCAGGCACAACGATGGGGGATTTCGGTAGGTGCTAATTATGCTGAGGCATTTCAGCTAATCCGTTCGATTTCATAA
- the pseF gene encoding pseudaminic acid cytidylyltransferase: MKKIAIITARGGSKRIHKKNIKPFFGKPIIAYSIEAALQSGVFDEVMVSTDDEEIASIACEYGANVPFMRSEATSNDTSNTVDVLEEVLLQYRTNGFEFDVACCLYPTAPFVTADRIKEALALLEIKKADTVLPITAFSFPILKSFKMDDQSRVSFNWNEYQGFHSQQLPSSYHDSGQFYCFQVAGFLQHKKLFTGNTVGLEIPETEVQDINTEDDWRMAEIKFGYLHPELR, from the coding sequence ATGAAAAAAATAGCCATCATTACAGCTCGCGGCGGCAGTAAACGCATTCATAAAAAAAACATCAAACCGTTTTTCGGGAAACCGATTATTGCGTATTCCATTGAGGCAGCCTTACAATCAGGTGTTTTTGATGAAGTAATGGTGTCGACCGACGATGAAGAAATAGCTTCAATTGCATGTGAATACGGAGCGAACGTTCCATTCATGCGTTCCGAAGCAACTTCAAACGACACTTCGAATACGGTTGATGTTCTGGAAGAAGTTCTGTTGCAATATCGCACCAACGGTTTTGAATTTGATGTGGCATGTTGCCTTTACCCTACTGCCCCTTTCGTTACGGCCGACAGAATCAAAGAAGCACTTGCTTTATTGGAAATAAAAAAAGCAGATACCGTGTTACCGATCACCGCATTCAGTTTTCCCATTTTGAAATCGTTTAAAATGGATGATCAGTCAAGGGTGTCTTTTAATTGGAATGAATACCAAGGTTTTCACTCGCAGCAATTACCGTCTTCTTATCACGACAGCGGGCAGTTCTACTGTTTTCAGGTTGCGGGATTTTTACAGCACAAAAAACTCTTTACCGGCAATACCGTCGGGTTGGAAATTCCCGAAACAGAAGTACAGGATATCAATACCGAAGACGATTGGCGTATGGCTGAAATCAAATTCGGTTATTTACACCCCGAATTGCGATGA
- a CDS encoding LPS biosynthesis protein, which translates to MELNGQPLLPGVQYCTRCCLPATAEGLGFDEMGICQPCRSSEMKIHINWVEREQQLAKILESHRGKSKSGYDVIVPISGGKDSMFQLYILTQKYNMRCLAVTFSHNWYTETGKYNLQLALEAFNVDHIMFSPNHKTINKLARESLYKIGDSCWHCHAGVGAFPLKAAVMYEIPLLVWGESVSESDGRATYDNPIKFDRDYFTRISARFYAEELVGKDITIDEVQPWVLPHYDDIDRVGIEGIHLGDYIFWDDERQMEFIRDQYGWREDKIEGTYKRYKSVECKMAGLHDYTKYLKRGFGRTTDQASRDVRSGLLTREEGFDLIKQHDTVRPEILDWYLERTGISEEEFFKVMKEHRLKVMGGDLSNACESCNLF; encoded by the coding sequence ATGGAATTAAACGGTCAACCGTTATTGCCTGGCGTTCAATACTGTACGCGCTGTTGTTTACCTGCAACGGCAGAGGGCTTAGGTTTTGATGAAATGGGTATTTGCCAGCCTTGCCGTTCGTCTGAAATGAAAATCCACATTAATTGGGTAGAACGCGAACAACAATTGGCGAAGATTCTGGAATCACATCGCGGTAAAAGCAAAAGCGGCTACGATGTGATTGTGCCTATCAGCGGCGGAAAAGACAGCATGTTTCAGTTGTATATCCTTACGCAGAAATACAATATGCGCTGTTTGGCGGTAACGTTCAGTCACAATTGGTACACCGAAACCGGTAAGTACAATTTGCAATTGGCCCTGGAAGCATTCAATGTGGATCACATCATGTTTTCACCCAATCATAAAACCATCAACAAACTGGCGCGCGAATCACTCTATAAAATAGGCGATTCCTGCTGGCACTGTCATGCCGGAGTTGGAGCATTTCCATTGAAAGCAGCTGTGATGTACGAAATCCCGCTCCTGGTGTGGGGCGAATCGGTTTCTGAAAGCGACGGAAGAGCTACCTACGACAATCCGATCAAATTCGACCGCGATTATTTCACCCGCATTTCAGCACGTTTTTACGCCGAAGAATTGGTCGGAAAGGACATTACAATCGACGAAGTACAACCATGGGTTTTACCACATTACGACGATATCGACCGCGTTGGCATTGAAGGAATTCACCTCGGTGATTACATTTTCTGGGATGATGAACGCCAAATGGAATTTATCCGTGATCAGTATGGCTGGCGTGAAGATAAAATCGAAGGAACCTACAAACGCTACAAAAGCGTGGAATGCAAAATGGCCGGTTTACACGATTACACCAAATACCTCAAACGTGGCTTTGGCCGTACAACCGATCAGGCAAGCCGTGATGTGCGCAGTGGATTATTGACGCGCGAAGAAGGTTTTGACCTTATCAAACAACACGATACTGTGCGTCCGGAAATTTTGGATTGGTACCTGGAACGCACCGGAATTTCGGAAGAGGAATTCTTCAAAGTGATGAAAGAACACCGCCTGAAAGTAATGGGTGGCGATCTCAGTAATGCTTGCGAAAGCTGTAATTTATTCTAA